GCGTACGGACGCGGCCACGCGAACGCGCGTCCTGCCACCGAAGACGATGCGCGTTCGCATCGGCGTCCGGCCTTCGATGGCTCAGGCTTTTTTTGCGGCAAGCGGCCTGACCTGCTTGACCTTCGCGGTGCCTACGGATTCGGGCGGCATATAGCCCCAATCGCCGCCCTGGGTCGTATTCCCGTTCGCCTCCGGTCGCGGCGCTTCGCGAGAATGCGCTTCCTGCTCACGCCGGCGGTGCCGCAAGACTGCGTCCGCCACACAATCGACGTGCTTCGTTTCGACGTATTCCGCGCCTTCGAGCGCAGCCAGTGCACGCGCCGCGCGCAGCATTACAAGGTCCGCTCGCAAACCATCCACGTTAGCGGCAATGCACAGCTCGCTCACATGCGCATGGACGACATCATCGAAGTCATACTCATCGAGCGCCGCACGCGCTGCCTCGATGCGTTCGGCGAGCGCCGCCTGATTATCGGCGTGTCGCGCACGAAATGCTTCGGCATCCGAATCGAATGCAAGCCGCGCCTTGACGATTCGCTGCCGCACGTTCGCGTCGAAACAGTTGGCGAGTTCGACGGCAAGCCCGAAGCGATCCAGCAGTTGCGGGCGCAATTCGCCCTCTTCCGGATTCATGGTGCCGATCAGCACGAAGCGCGCATCATGACGATGCGATATGCCGTCACGCTCGATGATATTCACGCCGCTCGCAGCCACGTCGAGCAATTGATCGACGAGAGGATTCGGCAGCAGATTCACTTCATCGACATACAGCACACCGCGATGCGCCTTCGCAAGCAACCCCGGCGAGAACTTTACGCCGCCATCGCGCAACGCGCTTTGAATATCGAGCGTGCCGATGAGTTGTTCTTCACTCGCGCCGAGCGGCAAGGTCACGAGTTTCCCTTCCGGCAACAGCTCTGCGAGGGCACGCGCCGCCGTGGACTTCGCCGTGCCGCGCGGACCGCTCACGAGCACGCCGCCAAGTGACGGATCGACGGCCGCGAGTAACAACGCCTGTTGCAACGGCGCTTGTCCGACGAGCGCCGTAAAGGGAAACGCTGGAAACAAAGAGGTTTCGTTCAATTCTGTCGGCCTTCGAGTTGCTGCTCGACATCGAGCAGATGCTGTGTCACGGCCTGCTGGTAGTCGCCGGGTTCTTGCCACAGCCCGCGCTGCATCGCTTCGAGCAAGCGCTCGCAGATCGACTGAAGCGCATGCGGGTTGTGCCGCGCGATGAAGTCGCGCGTGCCGGCATCGTTCACGTAGGCATCGGTGACAAGCGCATATTGATGATCGGAAACCACGCGCGCGGTGGCATCGTAGCCGAAGAGGTAATCGACGGTCGCGGAAAGCTCGGACGCGCCTTTATAGCCGTGCCGTTTGACGCCGTCGATCCACTTCGGATTGACCACGCGCGAGCGCACCACGCGCGCGATCTCTTCGTTCAACGTGCGCATACGCGGCGCGGCCGGGTTGCTGTGGTCCGCGTTGTACGCTTGCGGCTGCACGCCCGAAAGGTAGCGTACCGCCGCGACCATGCCGCCCTGAAACTGGTGATAGTCGTTCGAATCGAGCAAGTCGTGTTCGCGGTTGTCCTGGTTCTGAAGCACCACGTCGAGCGTCGAGAGCCGAGTACCGAAGCTCGACCGTGCTTCGACGCCATCGCCACCTTGCGAATACGCATAGCCGCCCGTGGCTTGATAAGCGGCGGACAGATCGGCGTCGGTCTCCCATTGCTTTAGATCGATGAGTTCCTGCAAACCCGCGCCATACGCGCCCGGCTTCGTGCTGAATACACGCCAGCCCGCACGCCGTCGCGCTTCTTCGGCATCGACGCCGCGTCCGATCAACTCGTCGCGCTCGCGCAGAATGCGCGCGCGAATCGGGTTCACGTCTTCGGGCTCGTCTTCCAGTCCCGCGACGGCCTGCACGGCTGCATCGAACAGATGCATGAGATTGGCGAAAGCATCGCGGAAAAAGCCCGATACGCGCAACGTGACGTCGATGCGTGGCCGATTGAAGATGGAGATCGGCAGAATCTCGAAGTCCGTCACGCGATGACTGCCCGCCGCCCACTTCGGCCGCACGCCGATCAACGCGAAGGCTTGCGCGATATCGTCGCCGCCGGTGCGCATGGTCGCCGTGCCCCACACCGATAAGCCGATGGCGCGCGGATAGTCGCCGTGGTCCTGCACGTGGCGCTCGACGAGCATGTTCGCGGACTTGAGCCCGAGCGACCACGCGGCTTGCGTCGGCAATGCGCGCGTATCGACCGAATAGAAGTTGCGCCCCGTCGGCAACACGTCTGGCCTGCCGCGCGATGGAGATCCACTCGGCCCGGGCGGAACGAAGCGGCCTTCGAGACCGCGCTTGAGTTGCATCGATTCTTGCGGACCGCATGCGTCCAGACGCGCAAGCACGTCGCGATGCAAGCGTTCGAGTACGCGTGCCGTATGCGGTCCCGGCACGGCTGCTTCGCCTTCGAGAAGCAGCATGGCGAGACCTTCGAGCCGCTCACGCGTATCGCCTTGATGGCGCCACGGCGCATCGCTTGCCGCCTGCAACGCGTTGGGACGCGGCCCATGCCAGGGTGCGGACCAGTCGGCATCGAGCGGGTCGAAGTCGTCGCCTAGTTGCAGGTCGCGCGCGAGCGAGGTAATGAGGCTTGCGTTCGCCCCTTGACCATCGCCGATTGGAAAGCGGCCGAGCGCAAGCAGCGTATCGCGGCGCTGCACGCCTTGCGGCGACACACCGAAAACATGCAGGCCGTCGCGAATCTGCGCTTCTTTCAGCTCGCACAGGTAGGCGTCCGCGCGCGTGAGCAACGCGTCTTCGCCGGATGCATCGCGTGGCGCATCCAGCCCTAACTCCTCGTGCAGCTTATGCTCGACGATGCTCGCGAGTATCGACTTGCGCAACAGCTTGGCGCGCCGGACATCGACCATCAATGCTTCGTAGTACTCGTCAACCTGGCGCTCGAGATCCTGCAACGGCCCGTAGTTTTCGGCGCGCGTGAGCGGCGGCATCAGATGGTCGATGATGACCGCCTGCGCGCGCCGCTTGGCCTGACTGCCCTCGCCCGGATCGTTGACGATGAACGGGTAGAGATGCGGCATGGGTCCGAGGATCAGGTCGGGCCAGCACGATGCCGACAGCGCGACGCTCTTGCCCGGCAGCCATTCGAGGTTGCCGTGCTTGCCGACATGCACGAGTGCGTCCGCGTTGAAGCGCAAGCGCAGCCAGAAATAAAACGCGAGATAGGAATGCGGCGGAACGAGCTCTGCATCGTGATAGCTCGCATAATCGTTGCGTTCGCGCGATCTCGACGGTTGGATGCCGATGAACACTTCACCGCAGCGCAAGCCCGCGATCATGAAACGGCCGCGCCGCAATGTCGGGTCTCCTTCGGGCGCGCCCCACGTTTTTTCGAGCGCGGCGCGGGCGTCCGCGGGCAAGGTGCGATAAGCGTCCAGATAGTCTTCGAGCGAAAGGCTTTGGAGCGCCGGCCGCATGTCACGAACGACAGGATCGTTCGTCACGCCTTGCGTCAATGCGGCGATGAGCGCATCGCCATCCGCCGGCAATTCGCCCACGCGATAACCTTCGCGCGCGAGCATCGACAAGATGCCGACCGCAGACGCCGGCGTATCGAGCCCCACGCCGTTGCCGATGCGCCCTTCGCTCGCCGGATAGTTCGCCAGTACGAGGGCGATCCGCTTCTTTTCATTAGGCGTGTGCCGCAGCGCGCACCAGCGGCGGCTCAACTCCGCGACGAAGCGCACGCGTTCGGCATCGGCCTGATAACGGACCACATCCACTTGCGTATGCGCGCAGTGATACGCGAGCCCCTTGAAGCTGACCGCACGTGTGATGATGCGGCCATCGACCTCGGGCAACGCGACATGCATCGCCACGTCGCGCGAATTAAGGCCGTGATTGTCCTTCTCCCAGTCCTCGCGATTGCCGCCGCTCAAGATCACTTGCAGCACGGGCGCATCGCCCGCTATCTCGAAGTCTTCGCTTTCGCCGATCACGCTTGCTGCAAACGCGGTCGTGTTCAACACGAGCGATGCACGATGCTCCGCGCATAGACGCGCGATCACTTCACGGCTCACGCTTTCCTTGAGCGATGAAATCGCAATCGGCAACGGATTCAGGCCTTCTCTTTCGAGGGCGTCGATGAGCGTATCGAATACGGCCGTGTTGCCCGCTTGCAAGTGCGCGCGATAAAAGAGAATCGCGACGACGGGCGCACCTTCGGTCCATCGCGTGCGCCAGTCGTCGATTGAGGCGATGTCGTGCTCGGGATGATAGATCGCCACGGCAGGCAGCGGACGCGGCGCCCGAGGCTCGCGGCCAAAGCCGAACACGTGATAGCCGATTGCACGCAAGAATTCCTCTGCATTGCCCGCGCCGCCTTCGCGCAGGTAGCGCGACAGCTCGCGGCAGAACGCGGCGTCCGCAGTGCTCTTGCTGATGAGGTTGGGGTCTTCCGTGAGATCGCCCGAAAACATGGCGAGCGTTTGCTTCTCGCGCTCGGCCAGCGCAACGATACGCTCGATGCCGTAAGGCCAGTACGATTCCCCGCCGAGATGATCCACGATGACGACCTTCGCGTGACGCAATACATCGTCGACGTAGAAATCGACCGATGCGGGCTGGCGAAGAAACGATTGGTTCGCGAGCCGCACTTCGGGAAAACCGGGTTCGAGACGCGGAAACACGCTCGCAAGCAACGCGAGCGTGGTATCCGCAGAACTGAGCACGACGATCGGCGCGCGCGTCTGCTCGATGCGCATGACGCCTGCCGCGTCATCGACAAAGCCTCCCGGCGTCGTGCGTAACAGATGCATTGTGTCAGGCCTGCGCGAGCGCGTTCGCAAGCGCGGCGTTCAACGCCGACTGCAGCGTTTGACGGTCGAGGTCTTCGCCGATGAGCACGAAGCGGCTCGCGGCTTCGCCTTCGTTCCAGCGACGGTCATAGTAGCTGTCGAAGCGCCGCCCGACACCTTGCACCACGAGACGCATTGCAGCACCGGGCAATGCAGCGAAGCCCTTGACGCGGTAAATCGTGTGGTTTTCGACGAGCGTCTGCAACGCGGCAATGGCCTGTTCGCGGGACTCCACTCGCGCTTCCACGACGACTGAATCGAATGCGTCGTGATGATGATCCGCATGACCATCGTCGTCTGCGGAACCATGATGGTCGTGACGAAGATGGATGCTTTCTTCCGACGCCGCTTGCAGGCCGAGCAACGCATGCAGATCCAGCTTGCCCATTTGCGCGGGCACGATCTTCACTTGCTGCGGAATCTCGGGACGCACCAGCGCTTCCACACGGCGCAGCGCATCGGCATCCATGAGGTCAGTCTTATTGACGATCACGAGATCGGCCGAAGACAGTTGATCCTCGAATAGTTCATGCAGCGGCGATTCATGGTCCAGATTCGGGTCGGCCTTGCGTTGCGCTTCGACCGCTGCGGGATTCGCGGCGAACTGTCCGCTCGCGGCGGCAGGGCCATCGACCACCGTGATGACCGCATCCACCGTGAAGGCGTTTTTGATGGACGGCCAGTTGAACGCCTGCACGAGCGGCTTCGGCAGCGCAAGTCCGGACGTCTCGATCAACACATGATCGATGCGCTCGCGACGTTCCAGCAACTGCTCCATCACCGGATAAAACTCTTCCTGCACCGTGCAGCAGAGGCACCCGTTAGCGAGTTCATAGAGATTTCGGTCGGTGGATGCGGCTTCGTCGTCGCAACCGATGCCGCAGCCTTTGAGAATCTCCCCGTCGATGCCGAGCTCGCCGAATTCGTTCACGATCACGGCCAGGCGCATGCCCTGCGCATTCGACATGATGTGGCGCATCAAGGTAGTCTTGCCGCTGCCGAGAAAGCCTGTCACGACCGTAACGGGAATCTTGCGGGTTTGCATCGTCGCTCCGTGGCTCGTGTATGCGTGCGTCGTGCGTCGCGCGATGAAGGCATCGCTAGCGAAACATCTGCGGGGAGACGCGCACGACTGATGGACCGTGGGCCATGCCGCATCCCCGCGGCATAAGCCCTGCGAAAGTCTGGCCGGTATCCGGGCTTGCGACTCGTTGCGCAGCCTTCCTGCCGCAATGGGCAGTGGCCTCGTGCGCAACGCGCGATATCGCGTGAACCGATACCGCCAGTCGCTTACCGTTGCGGGGGCAGCGCAGGTTGGCGTGCGTCCGTTCGTATGATGGAGCGATGCGCTTCCTGCTTCCCGTTTAACTGCGCGCGAAAGAAGCTCGCACGCGGGCACCAGAACTGCGTGCAGTCTAGGCTGCGCGCGAACGAGCGTCAAGGAAGGCGACGCTCGAAACGGGTGCTTGTGGTATCGTTGGCCCGCGACTGGTGCTCGCGCGTTCGCACGAAGCGCGCAGTTAAACGGGAAACAGGAAGCGGCCTCTCAAGACATGAACGACTCGCCAACCTGTGCTGTCCCCGCAACGGTACGCGACCGGCGGCATCAGTCTCCATGATGCCGCGCATTGCGCACAAGGCCACTGCCCGTTCACGGTGGGAAGGCTGCGCGATGAAGGCCGCAAGCCCGGATACCGGCCAGCGCAGGGAACGAAGCGCATCGCTCGAAAGAAGCGATGCATTCGCCGAACGCCGCCATCCGCGAGGGACGCATGGGCGGCGCGAGCCTTTCACCCATTCGTTCGATGATGCCTCCTTGCGCGAGCCAGCGCCGCCTTGCCGTCGGCATCGGCTGCAAACGCGGAGTGAGCGCCGATGCGATCGAAGCCGCCGTCCGCGCGGCGCTCGATAGCGTCGAGTTCCCGTTCGCATGCATTGCGGTGATCGCGAGCATCGACATCAAGCACGATGAAACCGGCTTGCGCGGCTTCTGCGAGCGTCATGGCTTGCCGTTGCGCTTGTATTGCGCCGACGACATCGCGAAGATCTGTGCCGATGGCGTATGCGAGCCGTGCGCGCTGCTTGCGAGCGATGGCGGAAAGCTCGTGGTGCGCAAGACGATCAAGGGTTACGTGACCGTCGCCATCGCAACAATGAAAGCCTGATAAAGCCCATGAAAACCGATACCGAATCGCATCTGCGCATGACGCAGCGTCGCAAGGAAGGCCACGAAAAGAAGCAGGCCGCCGCGGATCACGAGAAGGGTCTCTTAATCGTCAACACGGGTAATGGCAAGGGCAAGACGACGGCGGCGTTCGGCATGGCCGTGCGCGTGCTCGGGCATGGCATGAAGCTCGGCGTCGTTCAATTCATCAAGGGCGCGCTGCATACGTCGGAGCGCGATTTCCTGAGCGCAGTCGCCAATTGCGACTTCGTGACGATGGGCGACGGCTATACGTGGAACACGCAGAACCGCGAGGCCGACATGGCGACTGCACGGAAAGGCTGGAACGAAGCGCGGCGCATGATCGAAAGCGGCGAATATCAGATGGTCGTGCTCGACGAGCTCAACACCGTGCTCAAGTACGAATACTTGCCGCTCGACGAAGTGCTCGACGTGTTGAAGGCGCGTCCCGCCATGCTGCATGTGGTGGTCACGGGCCGCCATGCGCCGGATGCGCTCGTCGACATGGCGGACCTCGTCACGGAGATGCGGCTCGTGAAGCATCCGTATCGCGAGCAAGGCGTGAAAGCGCAACGCGGCGTCGAGTTCTGACGCCATGCCGTCCTGCCCCGCACTCTTCATCGGCGCGAGCGCCTCGCATCAAGGCAAAACCACGGTGACGGCCGCACTTGCGCGCCATCATGCGCGGCGCGGCTTGAACGTGCGCGTGTTCAAGACCGGGCCGGATTTTCTGGACCCGATGATTCTCGAACGCGCGTGCGGATCGCCCGTTTATTCGCTGCATCTGTCGATGGTCGGTCTCGACGCATGTCGTGCTTTGCTTGCACAGGCCGCGCGTGAAGCCGATCTCATTCTGATAGAAGGCGTCATGGGTCTGTTCGATGGCACGCCCAGCAGCGCCGATCTTGCTGCCGCATTCAACGTTCCGGTGCTTGCGGTGATCGGCGCGCATGGCATGGCGCAGACGTTCGGCGCGGTGGCCTTCGGACTCGCGCGTTATCGCGCGGACGTGCCGTTTTATGGCGTGCTCGCCAATCGCGTTGCATCCGCACGGCATGCGCAGATGTTGGCCGAAGCGATTCCAGACGGTCTGCGTTATTGCGGGCATCTCTCCAACGCGGACGACATTGCGCTGCCTGAGCGCCACCTTGGCCTCACGCAAGCGCAAGAAGTCGCGGGACTCGATGCGCGTCTTGATCGCGCCGCCGATGCCATTGCGGCTACAGCGCTTGCCGACATGCCGCCGCCCGTTCACTTCGAGGACGCCGCGCTTGAAGCGCCGCCGCGCCTGCTCGAAGGCCTGCATATCGCAATGGCGCGAGACGCGGCCTTCTCGTTCGTCTATCCGGCTAATGTGGACTTGCTGATCGCAATGGGCGCACACGTCACATCATTTTCGCCGCTAGCCGATGAACCCGCGCCCGACGACGCCGATGCGCTGTATCTTCCCGGCGGCTATCCGGAACTGCATGCGGCCACGCTCGTGTCGAACATGCGCACGCGCGCATCGATCGAAGCGCATGTGGCGCGTCAACGGGCTGTCGTCGCGGAATGCGGCGGCATGTTGTATCTGCTCGACACGCTGACGGATATTCAGGCCACGAAGCACGCGATGCTCGGCCTACTGCCTGGCCACGCCGTCATGCAACGCCGCCTCGCGCGTCTTGCCATGCAGCGGCTCGATACGAAGCACGGCGCACTCACCGGCCATACGTTTCATTACTCCACGCTCGATACACCCATGCAGCCGCATCTGACTTCGAAACATGCAACGACGGGCGCTGAGGGCGAAGGCCTTTATCGCCACGGCCCGATCACAGCCACTTATATGCACGCCTATTGGCCATCGAATCCCGCCGCTGCCGCTGCGTTCTTCCGCTGCGAATCGCTATGACGGTCATCGACCTTTCCTTCACTATTCAGCGTGCGAAATCGCAAGAGCCCGTCGGTTCACCGTGCACCGGCGTATGCAAGATCGACCCCGCGCACGGTCTGTGCGCGGGATGCTTCAGGAGCCGGGAAGAAATCAAGTCGTTCCGGTCGATGGACGATGCCGCGAAGCTCGCGCTATTGGACGTTTTGCCCGGACGGCAAGCGGCACTGTCGCAAGGGAACGCTTAAGCCGTCGCCATGCTCCGCAACGCGGGCCGTTCAAGTTCGCGTGCGGCGAGCGCACCGAAGAGAAGCCCGAGCGTCGTCCAGATGACGACCTGAATGCCGATGGCTGCCACGCGGAAATCCCACAACAGCGACGCGGCGAAACCCGCCGGCACTTCGTCGACGCGCGGCAGCGCGAACTGCACGAGCAGCATCGACGCGATATAGAAAGCGCCCGCGATCATCGTCGCATTCCACTCGCCGCGACGCGCGCGCAAACGCCTTTGCAGCATGACGGCCACTACTGCTGCCGCGATGGACAGTGCCAACATGCCGAAGAACAATGCCGTGCGCGGACCGATAGTCGCCGCGTTGCCGACCGAAGGCGGATTTGGCGGATACTTTAGGAAAGGCACGACTGCAACGCTCAAGAAGCCGAACATCGCGAGCAATGCCGATGTGCCACGCGCGCGCAAGGCGCCGAACCGGCCATAAGCAAAAGCGAATACGAGCGAGAAGATGCCGCCCAGTGCCGTACCGAATACCGCCACAGCCGTGAAGAGGCCGAGGCCTGACTGCGTATCACGGCTCACGAGTTCTTCGTCGCTGTCGTGTGCGTGTGAATGCACTGCGCCTTCGTGATGCTCGTGCTCATGCCCCTGCGCGTGGCCCTCTTCGAAAGCGATCGCACGTGCGACGAACGGCTCACCGATCACCTTGGCAAAGCCGAAGCCGAGCAGGCCCGCGACGAAGCCCGCGATCATGCCGCGTATCAACAAACTGCGGATCATGGCGCGTCCTTAGTGGCAGGGAAAGCCGAGCAAGTGCCGGCCGTCATGCACGAATTCGTGAACGACCATGCCGGAAAAGATGGACGTCGCGCCTTGCTCCGCGCCGACGAAATAAATGGCGATCAACAAAATCAGGCCGATGAACACGGCCCAAGGCAAGACTTCACGCACCGGAATAGGTACGGGTGCATCCAGGGCGGGCGAAACTGAGGCGGCGGCATGCACCGGCGCGTGAGCGACAATCATGATTTTCTCCAGGGAAAAGCGCGTCCCGATAGACGAAAGAGTTTGCAGCGGGGTCTGACTCGCGGACCGTCTTGACGACGAACCCGCTCACAGTGGCGCGACCGTGCCGGGTTTGCACCGGCTTCCTCGCACTGCAAGCTTGCCATTCTATGACGATTGCGGGCAAAGTAAAGCAACGATGCTCCTACTGCCTCATTCATTGAACGCCATTTTTCTCTGCCACGCTGCCACTCACGCTATGAAAGCCGCTCGTTTTCCGACGGGTGACGGGTTGCCCGCACGCGATGACCGTGCGGCGCTCAAGCAACGCTTCGAGAGCTTCGATGGCCGCGTAATAACGAGTCCCGCAGCGGCTGCACGCGCAACCGCCGCGTGGATTACGGAGACGTTCGCCATCAACGACACGTTTCGCGATCTGGACTACGGCCACTGGCGTGGCCATTCGATCCGTGCGGTCACAGAGCGAGATGGAGAAGGCGTGGCCGCATGGTTATCGAATCCCGAAGCGCGCCCTCACGGCGGCGAGAGCATCGCAATGCTTCGTGAGCGCGTC
This genomic interval from Caballeronia sp. LZ062 contains the following:
- a CDS encoding ATP-binding protein, with protein sequence MFPAFPFTALVGQAPLQQALLLAAVDPSLGGVLVSGPRGTAKSTAARALAELLPEGKLVTLPLGASEEQLIGTLDIQSALRDGGVKFSPGLLAKAHRGVLYVDEVNLLPNPLVDQLLDVAASGVNIIERDGISHRHDARFVLIGTMNPEEGELRPQLLDRFGLAVELANCFDANVRQRIVKARLAFDSDAEAFRARHADNQAALAERIEAARAALDEYDFDDVVHAHVSELCIAANVDGLRADLVMLRAARALAALEGAEYVETKHVDCVADAVLRHRRREQEAHSREAPRPEANGNTTQGGDWGYMPPESVGTAKVKQVRPLAAKKA
- the cobN gene encoding cobaltochelatase subunit CobN, with the translated sequence MHLLRTTPGGFVDDAAGVMRIEQTRAPIVVLSSADTTLALLASVFPRLEPGFPEVRLANQSFLRQPASVDFYVDDVLRHAKVVIVDHLGGESYWPYGIERIVALAEREKQTLAMFSGDLTEDPNLISKSTADAAFCRELSRYLREGGAGNAEEFLRAIGYHVFGFGREPRAPRPLPAVAIYHPEHDIASIDDWRTRWTEGAPVVAILFYRAHLQAGNTAVFDTLIDALEREGLNPLPIAISSLKESVSREVIARLCAEHRASLVLNTTAFAASVIGESEDFEIAGDAPVLQVILSGGNREDWEKDNHGLNSRDVAMHVALPEVDGRIITRAVSFKGLAYHCAHTQVDVVRYQADAERVRFVAELSRRWCALRHTPNEKKRIALVLANYPASEGRIGNGVGLDTPASAVGILSMLAREGYRVGELPADGDALIAALTQGVTNDPVVRDMRPALQSLSLEDYLDAYRTLPADARAALEKTWGAPEGDPTLRRGRFMIAGLRCGEVFIGIQPSRSRERNDYASYHDAELVPPHSYLAFYFWLRLRFNADALVHVGKHGNLEWLPGKSVALSASCWPDLILGPMPHLYPFIVNDPGEGSQAKRRAQAVIIDHLMPPLTRAENYGPLQDLERQVDEYYEALMVDVRRAKLLRKSILASIVEHKLHEELGLDAPRDASGEDALLTRADAYLCELKEAQIRDGLHVFGVSPQGVQRRDTLLALGRFPIGDGQGANASLITSLARDLQLGDDFDPLDADWSAPWHGPRPNALQAASDAPWRHQGDTRERLEGLAMLLLEGEAAVPGPHTARVLERLHRDVLARLDACGPQESMQLKRGLEGRFVPPGPSGSPSRGRPDVLPTGRNFYSVDTRALPTQAAWSLGLKSANMLVERHVQDHGDYPRAIGLSVWGTATMRTGGDDIAQAFALIGVRPKWAAGSHRVTDFEILPISIFNRPRIDVTLRVSGFFRDAFANLMHLFDAAVQAVAGLEDEPEDVNPIRARILRERDELIGRGVDAEEARRRAGWRVFSTKPGAYGAGLQELIDLKQWETDADLSAAYQATGGYAYSQGGDGVEARSSFGTRLSTLDVVLQNQDNREHDLLDSNDYHQFQGGMVAAVRYLSGVQPQAYNADHSNPAAPRMRTLNEEIARVVRSRVVNPKWIDGVKRHGYKGASELSATVDYLFGYDATARVVSDHQYALVTDAYVNDAGTRDFIARHNPHALQSICERLLEAMQRGLWQEPGDYQQAVTQHLLDVEQQLEGRQN
- the cobW gene encoding cobalamin biosynthesis protein CobW; amino-acid sequence: MQTRKIPVTVVTGFLGSGKTTLMRHIMSNAQGMRLAVIVNEFGELGIDGEILKGCGIGCDDEAASTDRNLYELANGCLCCTVQEEFYPVMEQLLERRERIDHVLIETSGLALPKPLVQAFNWPSIKNAFTVDAVITVVDGPAAASGQFAANPAAVEAQRKADPNLDHESPLHELFEDQLSSADLVIVNKTDLMDADALRRVEALVRPEIPQQVKIVPAQMGKLDLHALLGLQAASEESIHLRHDHHGSADDDGHADHHHDAFDSVVVEARVESREQAIAALQTLVENHTIYRVKGFAALPGAAMRLVVQGVGRRFDSYYDRRWNEGEAASRFVLIGEDLDRQTLQSALNAALANALAQA
- a CDS encoding cobalamin biosynthesis protein, yielding MHSPNAAIREGRMGGASLSPIRSMMPPCASQRRLAVGIGCKRGVSADAIEAAVRAALDSVEFPFACIAVIASIDIKHDETGLRGFCERHGLPLRLYCADDIAKICADGVCEPCALLASDGGKLVVRKTIKGYVTVAIATMKA
- the cobO gene encoding cob(I)yrinic acid a,c-diamide adenosyltransferase codes for the protein MKTDTESHLRMTQRRKEGHEKKQAAADHEKGLLIVNTGNGKGKTTAAFGMAVRVLGHGMKLGVVQFIKGALHTSERDFLSAVANCDFVTMGDGYTWNTQNREADMATARKGWNEARRMIESGEYQMVVLDELNTVLKYEYLPLDEVLDVLKARPAMLHVVVTGRHAPDALVDMADLVTEMRLVKHPYREQGVKAQRGVEF
- a CDS encoding cobyrinate a,c-diamide synthase, producing the protein MPSCPALFIGASASHQGKTTVTAALARHHARRGLNVRVFKTGPDFLDPMILERACGSPVYSLHLSMVGLDACRALLAQAAREADLILIEGVMGLFDGTPSSADLAAAFNVPVLAVIGAHGMAQTFGAVAFGLARYRADVPFYGVLANRVASARHAQMLAEAIPDGLRYCGHLSNADDIALPERHLGLTQAQEVAGLDARLDRAADAIAATALADMPPPVHFEDAALEAPPRLLEGLHIAMARDAAFSFVYPANVDLLIAMGAHVTSFSPLADEPAPDDADALYLPGGYPELHAATLVSNMRTRASIEAHVARQRAVVAECGGMLYLLDTLTDIQATKHAMLGLLPGHAVMQRRLARLAMQRLDTKHGALTGHTFHYSTLDTPMQPHLTSKHATTGAEGEGLYRHGPITATYMHAYWPSNPAAAAAFFRCESL
- a CDS encoding DUF1289 domain-containing protein, with product MTVIDLSFTIQRAKSQEPVGSPCTGVCKIDPAHGLCAGCFRSREEIKSFRSMDDAAKLALLDVLPGRQAALSQGNA
- a CDS encoding CbtA family protein, with amino-acid sequence MIRSLLIRGMIAGFVAGLLGFGFAKVIGEPFVARAIAFEEGHAQGHEHEHHEGAVHSHAHDSDEELVSRDTQSGLGLFTAVAVFGTALGGIFSLVFAFAYGRFGALRARGTSALLAMFGFLSVAVVPFLKYPPNPPSVGNAATIGPRTALFFGMLALSIAAAVVAVMLQRRLRARRGEWNATMIAGAFYIASMLLVQFALPRVDEVPAGFAASLLWDFRVAAIGIQVVIWTTLGLLFGALAARELERPALRSMATA
- a CDS encoding CbtB-domain containing protein — its product is MIVAHAPVHAAASVSPALDAPVPIPVREVLPWAVFIGLILLIAIYFVGAEQGATSIFSGMVVHEFVHDGRHLLGFPCH
- a CDS encoding histidine phosphatase family protein: MPFYDDCGQSKATMLLLPHSLNAIFLCHAATHAMKAARFPTGDGLPARDDRAALKQRFESFDGRVITSPAAAARATAAWITETFAINDTFRDLDYGHWRGHSIRAVTERDGEGVAAWLSNPEARPHGGESIAMLRERVSTALSGLVRDNASEERCLIVTHAIVMKAVLTHVQQKPLESIFAMDFAPLSSISLDYDRTRRIWSAS